From the genome of Streptomyces sp. NBC_01116, one region includes:
- a CDS encoding PadR family transcriptional regulator → MSIGHTLLGLLESGPRHGYDLKRTFDEKFGQDRPLHYGQVYSTMSRLLKNGLVEVDGVESEGGPERKRYAITDAGITDVSHWLAQPEKPEPYLQSTLYTKVVLALLTGRSAADLLDTQRSAHLRMMRVLTDRKRKGDLADQLICDHALFHLEADLRWLELTSARLGQLAKVVAP, encoded by the coding sequence ATGTCTATCGGTCACACCCTCCTCGGGCTCCTGGAGTCCGGCCCCCGACACGGCTACGACCTGAAGCGGACCTTCGACGAGAAGTTCGGCCAGGACCGCCCGCTCCACTACGGCCAGGTCTACTCGACGATGTCCCGGCTCCTGAAGAACGGGCTCGTCGAGGTCGACGGCGTCGAGAGCGAAGGAGGACCCGAGCGCAAGCGGTACGCCATCACCGACGCCGGGATCACCGATGTCTCGCACTGGCTGGCCCAGCCGGAGAAGCCGGAGCCCTACCTCCAGTCGACGCTCTACACCAAGGTCGTCCTGGCGCTCCTGACCGGTCGCAGCGCGGCCGATCTGCTGGACACCCAGCGCTCGGCGCACCTGCGGATGATGCGCGTGCTCACCGACCGCAAGCGCAAGGGCGACCTCGCCGACCAACTGATCTGCGACCACGCCCTGTTCCACCTGGAAGCCGATCTGCGCTGGCTGGAACTGACCTCTGCCCGTCTCGGGCAGCTCGCCAAGGTGGTGGCTCCGTGA
- a CDS encoding SPFH domain-containing protein: MTAQHDDHRPGTPSTDLPVDTPDMPAPQVREVTAHSIPGGVGLLLTVVGVLAGVGLAIVGGVIGAGGNNAVGVPLLIFGVLFVITSFFCMSGVKMVAPGEARVIQLFGRYVGTIRTDGLRWINPLTSSRKISTRVRNHETAVLKVNDAYGNPIELASIVVWKVEDTAQALFEVDDFREFVATQTEAAVRHIAIEYPYDAHEEDGLSLRGNAEEITEKLAVELTARVKAAGVLIIESRFSHLAYAPEIASAMLQRQQAGAVVAARQLIVEGAVGMVEMALDRIAEQDIVELDSERKAAMVSNLMVVLCGDRAAQPVLNTGSLYQ, from the coding sequence ATGACCGCACAGCACGACGACCACCGCCCGGGCACACCCTCGACCGACCTCCCCGTCGACACCCCGGACATGCCCGCACCGCAGGTCAGGGAGGTCACGGCACACTCCATCCCGGGCGGCGTCGGCCTGCTCCTGACCGTGGTCGGGGTGCTCGCCGGGGTCGGCCTCGCCATCGTCGGCGGCGTGATCGGGGCCGGCGGGAACAACGCGGTCGGCGTCCCTCTCCTCATCTTCGGGGTGCTCTTCGTGATCACCTCGTTCTTCTGCATGAGCGGTGTGAAGATGGTCGCTCCGGGCGAGGCCCGGGTGATCCAGCTCTTCGGCCGGTACGTCGGCACCATCCGCACCGACGGGCTCCGCTGGATCAACCCGCTGACCTCCAGCCGCAAGATCTCCACCCGCGTCCGCAACCACGAGACCGCCGTCCTCAAGGTCAACGACGCCTACGGCAACCCGATCGAGCTGGCCTCGATCGTCGTCTGGAAGGTCGAGGACACCGCCCAGGCGCTCTTCGAGGTCGACGACTTCCGGGAGTTCGTCGCCACCCAGACCGAGGCGGCGGTGCGCCACATCGCCATCGAGTACCCGTACGACGCCCACGAGGAGGACGGCCTCTCCCTGCGCGGCAACGCGGAGGAGATCACCGAGAAGCTGGCCGTCGAGCTGACCGCCCGGGTGAAGGCGGCGGGCGTCCTGATCATCGAATCGCGCTTCAGCCACCTCGCGTACGCCCCCGAGATCGCCTCCGCCATGCTCCAGCGCCAGCAGGCCGGAGCGGTCGTCGCGGCCCGCCAGCTGATCGTGGAGGGCGCGGTGGGCATGGTCGAGATGGCCCTGGACCGGATCGCCGAGCAGGACATCGTGGAGCTGGACTCCGAACGGAAGGCGGCCATGGTCAGCAATCTGATGGTGGTGCTGTGCGGTGACCGCGCGGCCCAGCCGGTCCTCAACACGGGCTCCCTCTACCAGTGA
- a CDS encoding transglycosylase domain-containing protein, which produces MGRADARRAQARESRRGQKSGGIRRLFTWKKLLGAFFGIVLLGMGAFGALYVYVDVPAANAMAERQSNVYKYSDGSVLARTGKGVNRQIVDLDEVPEKVQHAFVAAENKSFYKDQGVDLKGTTRALLNTVSGKGKQGGSTITQQYVKNFYLTQDPTVSRKLKELVISLKVDQQESKEKILAGYINTAYYGRGASGIQAAAQAYYGVDAKDLNVSQGAYLASLLQAPSQYDWNTATDTGKKLVKERWAYTLRNMVEMKWLTESEKAGLEFPFPQKPKPAQGMEGQAGYLVEAANKELEKQGVSAADREAGGWTFTLTVDKKRQKALEKSVDDQLESKLDREGNKIDATVQAGATSVDPKSGKVVALYGGEDYIKHYISNATRQDYQPASTFKPLVLASALENESKTQDGSLIGLNTVYDGTSKRPVVGSDTPFAPQNQDDRSYGPVSVQKALNSSVNSVFAQMIVDVTPAAVKETALALGVPDKNFPERPAVTLGTMNASTWDMAGVYATLDNHGRKVTPHILQSAEHRDRTVTAEKPKREQVISRASADTVTKGLTGVVDAGSGGAANSPAYDAAAKTGTSEDNKSAWFAGYTPELTTVVALFGEGDGGRKQVSLTGTANSGRASGSGFPARIWADYTLGALGGGSGKTFDLQDVERGEVPAPPAPSDTPSEDPTPSKDPTPSDSPSEDTPSGTPSDTPSSSTPPPPTSTPPTTPPTSPEIPPLPGDDDGQPGERPGGNGVAPQ; this is translated from the coding sequence ATGGGTCGAGCGGATGCGCGACGAGCCCAGGCGCGGGAGTCGCGCAGGGGCCAGAAGAGCGGCGGCATACGCAGACTCTTCACGTGGAAGAAGCTGCTGGGTGCGTTCTTCGGGATCGTCCTGCTGGGCATGGGGGCCTTCGGGGCGCTCTACGTGTACGTCGACGTCCCCGCCGCCAACGCCATGGCGGAGCGGCAGAGCAACGTCTACAAGTACAGCGACGGCTCGGTCCTAGCCCGGACCGGCAAGGGCGTCAACCGCCAGATCGTCGACCTGGACGAGGTGCCCGAGAAGGTCCAGCACGCCTTCGTCGCCGCCGAGAACAAGTCCTTCTACAAGGACCAGGGCGTCGACCTGAAGGGCACCACCCGCGCCCTCCTCAACACCGTCAGCGGCAAGGGCAAGCAGGGTGGCTCGACCATCACCCAGCAGTACGTGAAGAACTTCTACCTGACGCAGGACCCCACCGTGAGCCGCAAGCTCAAGGAACTGGTGATCTCGCTCAAGGTCGACCAGCAGGAGTCCAAGGAGAAGATCCTCGCCGGGTACATCAACACCGCCTACTACGGGCGCGGCGCGAGCGGCATCCAGGCCGCCGCCCAGGCGTACTACGGCGTCGACGCCAAGGACCTGAACGTCTCCCAGGGCGCCTACCTCGCCTCCCTCCTCCAGGCCCCCAGCCAGTACGACTGGAACACCGCGACCGACACCGGCAAGAAGCTGGTCAAGGAGCGCTGGGCCTACACCCTGCGCAACATGGTCGAGATGAAGTGGCTGACCGAGTCCGAGAAGGCCGGCCTGGAGTTCCCCTTCCCCCAGAAGCCCAAGCCCGCCCAGGGCATGGAGGGCCAGGCCGGCTATCTGGTCGAGGCCGCCAACAAGGAGCTGGAGAAGCAGGGCGTCTCCGCCGCGGACCGCGAGGCCGGCGGCTGGACCTTCACCCTCACCGTCGACAAGAAGCGCCAGAAGGCGCTGGAGAAGTCGGTGGACGACCAGCTGGAGTCCAAGCTCGACCGCGAGGGCAACAAGATCGACGCCACCGTCCAGGCCGGCGCCACCTCCGTCGACCCGAAGAGCGGCAAGGTCGTCGCCCTGTACGGCGGCGAGGACTACATCAAGCACTACATCAGCAACGCCACCCGCCAGGACTACCAGCCCGCCTCCACCTTCAAGCCGCTGGTGCTCGCCTCGGCCCTGGAGAACGAGTCGAAGACGCAGGACGGCAGCCTGATCGGGCTCAACACCGTCTACGACGGCACCAGCAAGCGGCCCGTCGTCGGCAGCGACACCCCGTTCGCCCCGCAGAACCAGGACGACCGCAGCTATGGCCCGGTCTCCGTCCAGAAGGCCCTGAACAGCTCGGTCAACTCCGTCTTCGCGCAGATGATCGTGGACGTGACGCCCGCCGCCGTGAAGGAGACCGCGCTCGCCCTCGGCGTACCGGACAAGAACTTCCCCGAGCGCCCCGCCGTCACCCTCGGCACCATGAACGCCTCGACCTGGGACATGGCCGGCGTCTACGCCACGCTCGACAACCACGGCCGGAAGGTCACCCCGCACATCCTCCAGTCCGCCGAGCACCGCGACCGCACGGTGACCGCCGAGAAGCCCAAGCGGGAGCAGGTCATCAGCCGCGCCTCGGCCGACACCGTGACCAAGGGGCTCACCGGGGTCGTCGACGCCGGTTCCGGCGGCGCGGCCAACAGCCCCGCCTACGACGCGGCGGCCAAGACCGGCACCTCCGAGGACAACAAGTCGGCCTGGTTCGCCGGGTACACCCCGGAGCTGACCACGGTCGTGGCCCTCTTCGGCGAGGGCGACGGCGGCCGCAAGCAGGTCTCCCTGACCGGCACGGCCAACTCCGGCCGCGCCAGCGGCAGTGGCTTCCCGGCCAGGATCTGGGCCGACTACACCCTCGGCGCCCTCGGCGGCGGGTCCGGCAAGACGTTCGACCTCCAGGACGTGGAGCGCGGCGAGGTGCCCGCCCCGCCGGCGCCGTCCGACACCCCGTCCGAGGATCCCACCCCGTCGAAGGACCCCACCCCGTCGGACTCGCCGTCCGAGGACACGCCGAGCGGGACGCCCAGCGACACCCCGTCGTCGTCGACGCCGCCTCCGCCCACCAGCACGCCGCCCACCACGCCCCCCACGAGTCCGGAGATCCCGCCGCTGCCCGGGGACGACGACGGCCAGCCGGGCGAACGGCCGGGGGGCAACGGAGTGGCCCCGCAGTGA